The following proteins are encoded in a genomic region of Xanthomonas citri pv. mangiferaeindicae:
- a CDS encoding asparaginase: MDELLIVTTGGTIDKIYFDDKSDYQVGEPQIGRMLEELGVAFRFRVIPIIRKDSLHITDDDRELIRATIAAQPARHVLLTHGTDSMVETAKVLASITDKTIVLTGALSPARFRGSDAEFNIGTAVGAVQSKPPGVYVAMNGRIWDPLKVRKNVEANRFEPVA; encoded by the coding sequence ATGGACGAGCTGCTGATCGTCACCACCGGTGGCACGATCGACAAGATCTACTTCGACGACAAATCGGACTACCAGGTCGGCGAACCGCAGATCGGACGCATGCTCGAGGAGTTGGGCGTCGCGTTCCGGTTCCGGGTCATTCCGATCATCCGCAAGGATTCGCTGCACATCACCGACGACGACCGCGAGCTGATCCGCGCGACGATCGCCGCGCAGCCTGCACGCCACGTGCTACTGACCCATGGCACCGACTCGATGGTCGAGACCGCGAAGGTGCTGGCCTCGATCACCGACAAGACCATCGTGCTGACCGGGGCACTGAGCCCGGCGCGCTTCCGCGGCTCGGACGCCGAATTCAATATCGGCACCGCAGTGGGGGCCGTCCAGTCCAAGCCACCGGGGGTCTACGTGGCGATGAACGGCCGGATCTGGGACCCGCTCAAGGTCCGCAAGAATGTCGAGGCCAACCGCTTCGAGCCGGTGGCCTGA
- a CDS encoding NAD(P)H:quinone oxidoreductase, type IV: MPEILVLYYSRNGSVARLARQIARGIGEVDGMQARLRTVPPVAAITQAAAPPVPEDGAPYVERADLAECAGLLLGSPTRFGNMAAPLKHFLDGLGAEWASGTLVGKPAGVFTSTATQHGGQEATLLTMLVPLLHHGCVIAGIPYTEPALTSTRGGGTPYGASHVAGQQDDPQPSDDEAVLARALGRRIAMLAGKLAA, from the coding sequence ATGCCCGAAATCCTCGTTCTTTACTACAGCCGCAACGGCTCGGTTGCCCGCCTCGCCCGCCAGATCGCGCGGGGCATCGGCGAAGTCGACGGCATGCAGGCCCGGCTGCGCACCGTGCCACCGGTCGCCGCCATCACCCAGGCCGCCGCGCCGCCGGTGCCCGAGGACGGCGCACCTTACGTCGAACGCGCCGACCTGGCCGAGTGCGCCGGCCTGCTGCTTGGCAGCCCGACCCGGTTCGGCAACATGGCCGCCCCGCTCAAGCACTTCCTCGACGGCCTGGGCGCCGAATGGGCGAGCGGCACGCTGGTCGGCAAGCCGGCCGGGGTATTCACCTCGACCGCGACCCAGCATGGCGGCCAGGAGGCGACGCTGCTGACGATGCTCGTGCCGCTGCTGCATCACGGCTGCGTGATCGCCGGCATTCCCTACACCGAGCCCGCGCTGACCAGCACGCGCGGCGGCGGCACGCCGTACGGCGCCAGCCACGTCGCCGGTCAGCAGGACGACCCACAGCCGAGCGACGACGAGGCCGTGCTCGCCCGCGCGCTGGGCCGGCGGATCGCGATGCTGGCCGGCAAGCTCGCGGCATGA
- a CDS encoding hypothetical protein (RNase BN; required for 3' maturation of certain phage T4-encoded tRNAs; forms a dimer; specific for immature tRNA substrates containing incorrect residues within the universal CCA sequence; 3' to 5' exoribonuclease; this protein contains a C-terminal extension of unknown function) — protein sequence MEPLDTLSRWSERITDRARALSFARFLWRRFLDDRLFEAAGALAFTTVFALVPLSMVVFGVLTAFPAFGQWRDQLSDYIFSNFVPSSARAVEAVLLQLSANTGQLTTIGVVALVISVLVTLLSIEGTFNRIWRVKSARPTVGRFLVYWTVLTLGALIATASLAVSARFFALEIFSTESGRWLRGAMLWAAPMLIELTAFATIFRVVPHRTVQWRHAFAGAALSVLLSELVKWGIGLYLGSFSAYEKIYGQIAFLPIFLLWVYLGWVAILLGASFASSISAFRYQPAHLRLPRGYELYGLLRMLGRFAEARPSGRGLHSDEIQALEPMLTDALVQQMLAQLEEIQLLRRAETGEWLLARDLDGLSLAELYEACHLRIPIEEALLPCRDDPLGVAASAALDDLRIPLRDLLKRRVASVYAPPETSA from the coding sequence ATGGAACCGCTCGACACCCTGAGCCGCTGGAGCGAGCGCATCACCGACCGCGCACGGGCGCTGTCGTTCGCGCGTTTTTTGTGGCGGCGCTTTCTCGACGACCGCTTGTTCGAGGCGGCCGGTGCGCTGGCCTTCACGACTGTGTTTGCGCTGGTACCGCTGTCGATGGTGGTGTTCGGCGTGCTGACCGCGTTCCCCGCATTCGGCCAGTGGCGCGACCAGCTCAGCGATTACATCTTCTCCAACTTCGTGCCCAGCAGCGCGCGCGCGGTGGAAGCGGTGCTGCTGCAACTGTCGGCCAATACCGGGCAACTGACGACGATCGGCGTGGTGGCGCTGGTGATCTCGGTGTTGGTCACGCTGCTCAGCATCGAGGGCACCTTCAATCGGATCTGGCGGGTGAAGTCGGCGCGGCCGACGGTCGGCCGCTTCCTGGTGTACTGGACCGTGCTCACGCTTGGCGCGCTGATCGCGACCGCGAGCCTGGCGGTGTCGGCGCGGTTCTTCGCGCTGGAGATCTTCAGTACCGAGTCGGGGCGCTGGTTGCGCGGCGCGATGCTGTGGGCGGCGCCGATGCTGATCGAACTGACGGCATTCGCGACGATCTTCCGGGTCGTCCCGCACCGCACCGTGCAGTGGCGGCATGCGTTCGCAGGCGCCGCGCTGTCGGTGCTGCTGTCGGAACTGGTGAAGTGGGGCATCGGCCTGTATCTGGGCAGCTTCAGTGCCTACGAAAAGATCTACGGTCAGATCGCGTTCCTGCCGATCTTCCTGCTGTGGGTGTATCTGGGCTGGGTCGCGATCCTGCTCGGCGCCTCGTTCGCGTCGTCGATCTCGGCCTTCCGCTATCAACCGGCGCACCTGCGCCTGCCGCGCGGCTACGAACTCTATGGCCTGCTGCGCATGCTCGGCCGCTTCGCCGAGGCGCGCCCGTCCGGGCGCGGCCTGCACAGCGACGAGATCCAGGCGCTGGAGCCGATGCTGACCGACGCCCTGGTCCAGCAGATGCTCGCCCAACTGGAGGAGATCCAGCTGCTGCGTCGCGCCGAGACCGGCGAATGGCTGCTGGCCCGCGACCTCGACGGCCTGAGCCTGGCCGAGCTCTACGAAGCCTGCCATCTGCGCATCCCGATCGAGGAAGCGCTCCTGCCGTGCCGCGACGACCCTCTGGGCGTCGCCGCGTCGGCCGCCCTCGACGACCTGCGCATTCCCTTGCGCGACCTGCTCAAGCGCCGGGTTGCCAGCGTCTACGCCCCACCGGAGACTTCCGCATGA
- a CDS encoding thioredoxin has translation MIRRLVPCLALAAALVACQRGDEAAAPVDDRAAATPAGDTAPASSREQPALRVETIDGGTFDLAEHRGQWVVVNFWATWCAPCLKEMPELSALDAMREHVQVVGLAYEDTTAEDLRTFLEARPVVYPIAIVDTFEPPADFETPKGLPMTYLIGPDGRVVEKILGPVTAARLEELIAQAGGPAVG, from the coding sequence ATGATCCGCCGCCTCGTTCCCTGCCTCGCCCTCGCCGCTGCCCTCGTCGCCTGCCAGCGCGGCGATGAGGCTGCCGCCCCGGTCGACGATCGCGCCGCGGCCACGCCTGCTGGCGATACCGCGCCGGCATCGTCGCGCGAGCAGCCGGCGCTACGGGTCGAGACGATCGACGGCGGTACGTTCGATCTGGCCGAGCACCGCGGGCAATGGGTCGTCGTCAATTTCTGGGCCACCTGGTGCGCGCCGTGCCTGAAGGAGATGCCCGAGCTGTCGGCACTCGACGCGATGCGCGAGCATGTGCAGGTCGTGGGACTGGCCTACGAGGACACCACCGCCGAGGATCTGCGCACGTTCCTTGAGGCACGCCCGGTGGTCTATCCGATCGCGATCGTCGACACCTTCGAGCCGCCGGCCGATTTCGAGACGCCCAAGGGCCTGCCGATGACCTATCTCATCGGGCCCGACGGTCGGGTGGTCGAGAAGATCCTCGGGCCGGTCACTGCTGCGAGACTCGAGGAACTGATCGCGCAGGCGGGCGGGCCCGCAGTCGGCTGA
- a CDS encoding serine hydrolase translates to MKSRHPARRPLARIGLIGLLLPAALGSAAQSPPAESEAADDIAEVASVVPLNERPLARSREDAVKPKPLMPVRQPKPLAGGFDVALFEAMAQDLVANQRVPGLAMAIVHNGQVLSARGYGITDVKSAEPVDAHTVFRLASLSKSFAGTITGLLVSEGALRWDSHVVDYMPSLRFSDPSAAQQLTVADVLSHRVGLGRNTYDRDIERNADYHDLVQRLSAAPMTCQPGNCYAYQNVAFSLIGDVVFATSGQFFSEAVSRRIFKPLGMNDASYGLEGIQASPRWAKPHVRAGGGWTSLMPKPTYYRLAPAAGVNASIADMAQWMLGQTGHRPDVLPAPLLATLQAPIVGTPPEMRNSSWRRDRLEAAGYGLGWRVFDYSGERVVFHGGAVQGYRGLMAMMPERDLGIVVLWNSESSLPSGLMPTILDRAIGLPPQRWLDVDPNIELLHAQRSPAPTHAPSGGSTTHRAAATPE, encoded by the coding sequence ATGAAAAGCCGACATCCAGCTCGTCGCCCGCTCGCCCGGATCGGCCTGATCGGTCTGCTGTTGCCCGCCGCGCTCGGCTCGGCGGCGCAGAGCCCGCCTGCGGAGAGCGAAGCCGCCGACGACATTGCCGAGGTCGCCTCGGTGGTGCCATTGAACGAACGCCCGTTGGCCCGCAGCCGCGAGGACGCAGTCAAGCCCAAGCCGTTGATGCCGGTGCGCCAGCCCAAGCCCCTGGCCGGTGGCTTCGATGTTGCGCTGTTCGAGGCGATGGCGCAGGACCTGGTCGCCAATCAGCGCGTGCCCGGCCTGGCGATGGCGATCGTCCACAACGGCCAGGTGCTGAGCGCGCGCGGCTATGGCATCACCGACGTTAAGTCGGCCGAGCCGGTCGATGCGCACACCGTGTTCCGGCTCGCCTCGCTGTCGAAGTCCTTCGCCGGCACCATCACCGGCCTGCTGGTATCCGAAGGCGCACTGCGCTGGGACAGCCACGTGGTCGACTACATGCCGTCGCTGCGCTTCTCCGATCCCTCGGCCGCGCAGCAGCTCACCGTCGCCGACGTCCTGAGCCATCGCGTCGGCCTGGGCCGCAACACCTACGACCGCGACATCGAGCGCAACGCCGACTATCACGATCTGGTGCAGCGGCTCTCGGCCGCGCCGATGACCTGCCAGCCCGGTAACTGCTACGCCTACCAGAACGTCGCTTTCAGCCTGATCGGCGACGTCGTGTTCGCGACTTCCGGCCAGTTCTTCAGCGAGGCGGTGTCGCGGCGGATCTTCAAGCCGCTGGGCATGAACGACGCCAGCTATGGCCTGGAGGGCATCCAGGCCAGTCCGCGCTGGGCCAAGCCGCACGTGCGCGCGGGCGGCGGCTGGACCTCGCTGATGCCCAAGCCGACCTACTACCGGCTCGCCCCGGCTGCGGGCGTCAACGCCAGCATCGCCGACATGGCCCAGTGGATGCTCGGCCAGACCGGGCACCGCCCCGACGTGTTGCCTGCACCGCTGCTGGCGACGCTGCAGGCCCCGATCGTCGGCACCCCACCCGAGATGCGCAACTCGTCCTGGCGTCGCGACCGGCTCGAGGCGGCCGGCTACGGGCTGGGCTGGCGCGTGTTCGATTACTCGGGCGAGCGCGTGGTCTTCCACGGCGGCGCCGTGCAGGGCTACCGCGGCCTGATGGCGATGATGCCCGAGCGCGACCTGGGCATCGTCGTGCTGTGGAACAGCGAGAGCAGCCTGCCGTCCGGCCTGATGCCGACGATCCTCGACCGCGCCATCGGCCTGCCGCCGCAGCGCTGGCTCGACGTCGACCCGAACATCGAGCTGCTGCACGCCCAGCGCAGTCCCGCACCGACGCATGCACCCAGCGGCGGCAGCACCACGCACCGCGCCGCCGCCACGCCCGAATGA
- a CDS encoding peptidase M48 Ste24p, with the protein MNFFERQAQARRQSTRLVVLLSLAVLGIVALVDVAVWWLVGPHVATLAWATALTAGTIVIGSLYRIATLRGGGDRVARQLGGTPVVEDTQDVQLRRLRNVVEEMAIASGIPVPKIYVLEGEPGINAFAAGYAASDAAVAVTRGALDRLNRDELQGVVAHEFSHILNGDMRLNVRLMGVLFGVLMIGVAGRKVLVHGRHARYSLVTAWMGLAFVAIVVGSVGTFFARMIKAGISRSREELADASAVQFTRQTAGIAGALKKIAGTTGGSRFERRDAAEEASHMLFGDGLGLRGLFATHPPLLQRIQALEPGFDAEQLTRLQLQWWQSPPDGLGEDAALGLLPAAQALPQAGGSMALDPRGVSAQVAQPHQDDYARAHALVSAIGDDLRAVALHRDSVMPLLLGLLLDDDAGVRGLQHEAIASRLGQAAAIEADHLRQAHLRTLHPMLRLPLAALAFPVLRRQARPALAAFLDTIHAVVHADDHVSLFEYCLGRLLNAQVREALAPARHVRFGRRKPGDVKQEFATLLAVVAQAGHPDDPAAARRAYLAGMLRVLPGDHLPYAPPVAGVQALDTVWAPLDALDPLAKQVMVEAITAAASHDGRIGVAESELLRTICGVLHCPLPAALEPAPDRLFGAA; encoded by the coding sequence ATGAACTTCTTCGAACGCCAGGCCCAGGCCAGACGACAGTCGACACGGCTGGTGGTGCTGCTGTCGCTGGCCGTGCTCGGGATTGTCGCGCTCGTCGACGTTGCGGTGTGGTGGCTGGTCGGGCCGCACGTCGCGACGCTGGCCTGGGCGACGGCGCTGACGGCCGGCACGATCGTGATCGGTTCGCTGTACCGCATCGCGACATTGCGCGGCGGTGGCGACCGGGTCGCGCGCCAACTCGGCGGCACGCCGGTCGTTGAGGACACTCAGGACGTGCAACTGCGCCGGCTGCGCAACGTCGTCGAGGAGATGGCGATCGCATCGGGCATCCCAGTGCCGAAGATCTACGTGCTCGAGGGCGAGCCCGGCATCAATGCCTTCGCCGCCGGCTACGCGGCCTCCGACGCCGCAGTCGCGGTGACCCGCGGTGCGCTCGACCGGCTCAACCGCGACGAACTGCAGGGCGTGGTCGCGCACGAGTTCAGCCACATCCTCAACGGCGACATGCGCTTGAACGTGCGGCTGATGGGCGTGCTGTTCGGCGTGCTGATGATCGGCGTCGCCGGTCGCAAGGTACTGGTGCACGGCCGCCATGCGCGTTACAGCCTGGTCACTGCATGGATGGGGCTGGCGTTCGTGGCGATCGTCGTTGGCAGCGTCGGTACGTTCTTCGCACGCATGATCAAGGCGGGCATAAGCCGCAGCCGCGAGGAATTGGCCGATGCCTCGGCCGTGCAGTTCACGCGCCAGACCGCCGGCATCGCCGGCGCCTTGAAGAAGATCGCGGGCACGACAGGCGGCTCGCGCTTCGAGCGCCGCGACGCGGCCGAAGAAGCCAGCCACATGCTGTTCGGCGATGGGCTGGGCCTGCGCGGGTTGTTCGCCACGCACCCGCCGCTGCTGCAGCGCATCCAGGCGCTCGAACCGGGGTTCGATGCCGAGCAGCTGACGCGGCTGCAGCTGCAGTGGTGGCAGTCGCCGCCTGACGGACTGGGAGAGGACGCCGCGCTGGGCCTGCTGCCCGCGGCGCAGGCCTTGCCGCAGGCCGGCGGCTCGATGGCCCTGGACCCGCGCGGGGTGTCGGCGCAGGTCGCCCAGCCGCACCAGGACGATTACGCGCGGGCGCATGCGCTGGTGTCGGCGATCGGTGACGACCTGCGTGCGGTGGCCCTGCATCGGGACTCGGTGATGCCGCTGCTGCTAGGACTGTTGCTCGACGACGATGCGGGCGTGCGCGGTCTGCAGCACGAGGCGATCGCGAGCCGGCTCGGTCAGGCCGCCGCGATCGAGGCCGATCACCTGCGCCAGGCCCATCTGCGCACGCTCCACCCGATGTTGCGCCTGCCGTTGGCCGCACTCGCCTTCCCGGTGCTGCGACGCCAGGCGAGGCCAGCACTCGCCGCGTTCCTGGACACGATCCACGCGGTGGTGCACGCCGACGACCACGTCTCGCTGTTCGAGTACTGCCTGGGGCGGCTGCTGAACGCGCAGGTCCGCGAGGCGCTCGCGCCGGCGCGCCATGTCCGCTTCGGGCGTCGCAAGCCTGGCGACGTCAAGCAAGAGTTCGCGACCTTGCTCGCGGTGGTCGCGCAGGCCGGCCATCCCGATGATCCAGCGGCGGCCCGGCGCGCTTATCTCGCGGGCATGCTGCGGGTGTTACCGGGCGACCACTTGCCGTACGCGCCGCCGGTCGCCGGCGTGCAGGCACTCGATACGGTCTGGGCGCCGCTCGACGCGCTCGACCCGTTGGCCAAGCAGGTGATGGTCGAGGCCATCACCGCGGCCGCCAGCCACGATGGCCGCATCGGCGTCGCCGAATCCGAACTGCTGCGCACGATCTGCGGCGTGCTGCACTGTCCGCTGCCCGCCGCGCTCGAGCCGGCGCCGGATCGGCTGTTCGGTGCTGCCTGA
- a CDS encoding GMC family oxidoreductase has product MPPTPPPVYDYIIVGAGSAGCVLAHRLSADPQVRVLLLEAGPNDTHPFLHMPAAAAKLPGRGMTWDDTTAPQPQLAGRTLRWPHGKVLGGSSAIDAMCYTRGAPADYDDWAAHGAEGWAWRDVLPWFRHAEGNVRGGDMLHGGEGPLTVSELRHVDPHTRRFIEAAQQAGLPANADFNGPHPLGVGLYQVTQRDGARCSAATAYLDRATRARPNLTIVTGARVNRVTFEHDRATGVVYASARGAFHQPATREVLLCGGAVNSPQLLMLSGIGPALALRRHGLPVVHDAPEVGRNLRDALGIRIALPSDSPPRRRMREAAIAWDYFVRGRRGAGTSNGFEAGGFFRSPLAGDDRADIQLHFAPARLDGHDPRSFDAGCSLRACVLRPRSRGDVRLTGNRISDRLLIDPGYLTDPAGFDLRMLVECARIARTILAQAAFDGIRNAPLPPGDAASDADLAAFVRDQAESVHRAAGTCRMGTDAQAVVDPQLRVRGVAGLRVVDASVMPTLPGGDLNAPVVMLAERATALIQQA; this is encoded by the coding sequence ATGCCCCCAACGCCTCCGCCCGTCTACGACTACATCATCGTCGGCGCCGGTTCCGCCGGCTGCGTGCTCGCCCACAGGCTCAGCGCCGACCCGCAGGTCAGAGTGTTGCTGCTCGAGGCCGGCCCAAACGACACCCACCCGTTCCTGCACATGCCCGCGGCGGCGGCCAAGCTCCCCGGCCGCGGCATGACCTGGGACGACACCACCGCGCCGCAGCCGCAGCTCGCCGGGCGCACCCTGCGGTGGCCGCATGGGAAGGTGCTGGGCGGCTCGAGCGCGATCGACGCGATGTGCTACACCCGCGGCGCCCCGGCCGACTACGACGACTGGGCCGCCCACGGCGCCGAGGGCTGGGCCTGGCGCGATGTGCTGCCGTGGTTCCGGCATGCGGAAGGCAATGTGCGCGGCGGCGACATGTTGCATGGCGGCGAGGGGCCGTTGACGGTCTCCGAGCTGCGCCATGTTGACCCGCACACGCGGCGATTCATCGAGGCAGCGCAGCAGGCCGGGCTGCCGGCCAACGCCGACTTCAACGGCCCCCACCCGCTCGGCGTGGGCCTGTACCAGGTGACCCAGCGCGACGGCGCACGCTGCTCGGCGGCGACCGCGTACCTGGACCGTGCGACCCGGGCACGACCCAACCTCACGATCGTGACCGGCGCGCGGGTCAACCGGGTGACATTCGAGCACGACCGTGCGACCGGCGTGGTCTACGCGAGCGCGCGCGGCGCGTTCCATCAGCCTGCGACGCGCGAGGTGCTGTTGTGCGGTGGCGCGGTCAACTCACCGCAACTGCTGATGCTCTCGGGCATCGGCCCGGCGCTGGCGCTGCGCCGGCATGGGCTGCCAGTGGTGCACGACGCGCCGGAGGTCGGGCGCAACCTGCGCGATGCGCTCGGCATCCGCATCGCGCTCCCGAGCGACAGTCCCCCGCGCCGCCGCATGCGTGAGGCGGCGATCGCCTGGGACTACTTCGTCCGCGGCCGGCGCGGTGCGGGGACCAGCAATGGGTTCGAGGCGGGCGGCTTCTTCCGCTCACCGCTCGCCGGCGACGACCGCGCCGACATCCAGCTCCACTTCGCACCGGCACGGCTCGATGGCCACGACCCGCGGTCGTTCGATGCGGGCTGCAGCCTGCGCGCCTGCGTCCTGCGACCGCGCAGTCGCGGCGACGTGCGACTGACCGGCAACCGGATCTCCGACCGGCTGCTCATCGATCCCGGCTACCTCACCGATCCGGCAGGCTTCGACCTGCGGATGCTGGTCGAGTGCGCGCGCATCGCGCGCACGATCCTGGCGCAAGCCGCCTTCGATGGCATCCGCAACGCGCCGCTGCCACCGGGCGACGCAGCCTCGGACGCCGACCTCGCCGCGTTCGTGCGCGACCAGGCCGAGTCGGTCCATCGCGCGGCCGGCACCTGCCGCATGGGCACCGACGCCCAGGCCGTCGTCGATCCGCAACTGCGGGTCCGTGGGGTCGCCGGCCTGCGTGTCGTCGATGCCTCGGTCATGCCGACGCTGCCCGGCGGCGACCTCAATGCGCCGGTGGTCATGCTCGCCGAACGCGCCACCGCCTTGATCCAGCAGGCCTGA
- the fadE gene encoding acyl-CoA dehydrogenase (functions in fatty acid oxidation; converts acyl-CoA and FAD to FADH2 and delta2-enoyl-CoA) — MSVAIPFLAFLLAGAFAAYHRLRLAYWAAITITLLLACWLLGANATATVVAAAIVALIAVPLLIAPVRKALITTPLLTFFRKVLPPLSKTERIALETGSVGFEGELFTGDPDWNILLNYPKPQLTAEEQAFLDGPVETLCAMVDDWELTHVHADLPPELWAYIKENRFFGMIIPKAYGGLGFSALAHHKVIQKLASVSSVVSSTVGVPNSLGPGELLNHYGTQEQKDYYLPRLAVGQEVPCFGLTGPFAGSDATSIPDYGIVCKGEWNGANVLGVRLTFDKRYITLAPVATLIGLAFRMYDPEGLIGDTQDIGITLALLPRDTPGVEIGRRHFPLNSPFQNGPIRGKDVFIPLSQLIGGAEMAGKGWNMLNECLAVGRSITLPSTASGGAKAGAVITGAYARIRKQFGLSVGRFEGVEEALARIGAKAYAISALSQATAAAVDRGDVPSVPSAIAKYHCTTMSREVISDVMDVIGGKGIILGPRNFAGRNWQAAPIAITVEGANIMTRSLLIFGQGAILCHPWVMKEMKAAQDPDTAAGLEAFDRSLFGHIGFAISNAVRSFWFGLTGARIGAAPGDAYTRRYFRKLDRYSANLALMADVSMLMLGGKLKFKESLSGRLGDVLSHIYITSAILKRYHDEGAPEADKPLLAWAFHDSVHKIETALSAALRNFPIRPVGWLMWALIFPLGRRAEAPGDRLGHRVAALLMSLNDARERLADGVFLQPTEHNPGGRIASYLAKAVAAEPVERKFLKALKSKGIEALDYDAQLDEAVREGHISAEERTLLEELRTLTLDTITVDDFDPEELRSAGYRDLVARRREDGSREAA; from the coding sequence ATGAGCGTTGCGATCCCCTTCCTCGCCTTCCTCCTAGCCGGCGCGTTCGCCGCCTACCACCGGCTGCGGCTCGCCTACTGGGCCGCGATCACCATCACGTTGTTGCTGGCCTGCTGGCTGCTCGGCGCCAATGCCACCGCTACCGTCGTCGCGGCCGCCATCGTCGCGCTGATCGCGGTGCCGCTGCTGATCGCACCGGTGCGCAAGGCGCTGATCACCACGCCGCTGCTGACGTTCTTCCGCAAGGTGCTGCCGCCGCTGTCGAAGACCGAGCGCATCGCGCTGGAAACCGGCTCGGTCGGTTTCGAGGGCGAGCTGTTCACCGGCGATCCGGACTGGAACATCCTGCTGAACTACCCCAAGCCGCAGCTGACCGCCGAGGAGCAGGCCTTCCTCGATGGACCGGTCGAGACGCTGTGCGCGATGGTCGACGACTGGGAGCTGACCCATGTCCATGCCGACCTGCCGCCTGAACTGTGGGCCTACATCAAGGAGAACCGCTTCTTCGGGATGATCATCCCCAAGGCCTACGGCGGTCTGGGCTTCTCGGCGCTCGCACACCACAAGGTCATCCAGAAGCTGGCGTCGGTCTCAAGCGTGGTCAGCTCCACGGTCGGCGTGCCGAACTCGCTCGGTCCTGGCGAACTGCTCAATCACTACGGCACCCAGGAGCAGAAGGACTACTACCTGCCGCGCCTGGCGGTCGGCCAGGAAGTGCCCTGCTTCGGGCTGACCGGTCCGTTCGCGGGCTCGGATGCGACCTCGATCCCCGACTACGGCATCGTCTGCAAGGGTGAGTGGAACGGCGCCAACGTGCTCGGTGTGCGGCTGACCTTCGACAAGCGCTACATCACACTGGCCCCGGTCGCCACCTTGATCGGCCTGGCCTTCCGCATGTACGACCCCGAGGGTCTGATCGGCGATACCCAGGACATCGGCATCACGCTGGCGCTGCTGCCGCGCGATACGCCCGGGGTCGAGATCGGCCGCCGCCATTTCCCGCTCAACTCGCCGTTCCAGAACGGCCCCATCCGCGGCAAGGACGTGTTCATCCCGTTGAGCCAGTTGATCGGCGGCGCCGAGATGGCCGGCAAGGGTTGGAACATGCTCAACGAGTGCCTGGCGGTCGGGCGCTCGATCACGTTGCCGTCGACGGCCAGCGGCGGTGCGAAGGCCGGTGCGGTGATCACCGGCGCCTATGCGCGCATCCGCAAGCAGTTCGGGCTGTCGGTCGGGCGCTTCGAAGGCGTCGAGGAAGCGCTGGCGCGCATCGGCGCCAAGGCCTACGCGATCAGCGCGCTGTCGCAGGCCACGGCGGCCGCGGTGGACCGTGGCGATGTGCCGTCGGTACCGTCGGCGATCGCCAAGTATCACTGCACGACGATGAGTCGCGAAGTCATCAGCGATGTCATGGACGTGATCGGCGGCAAGGGCATCATCCTGGGCCCGCGCAACTTCGCCGGCCGCAACTGGCAGGCCGCGCCGATCGCGATCACCGTCGAGGGCGCGAACATCATGACGCGCAGCCTGCTGATCTTCGGACAGGGCGCGATCCTGTGCCATCCGTGGGTCATGAAGGAGATGAAGGCTGCACAGGACCCCGATACCGCGGCGGGCCTGGAAGCGTTCGATCGCAGCCTGTTCGGGCACATCGGTTTCGCGATCTCCAATGCGGTGCGCTCGTTCTGGTTCGGCCTGACCGGTGCGCGCATTGGTGCCGCGCCTGGCGATGCCTACACCCGACGCTACTTCCGCAAGCTCGACCGCTACTCGGCCAATCTTGCGCTGATGGCCGACGTGTCGATGCTGATGCTCGGCGGCAAGCTGAAGTTCAAGGAGTCGCTGTCGGGCCGGCTGGGCGACGTACTCAGCCACATCTACATAACCAGCGCGATCCTCAAGCGTTATCACGACGAGGGTGCGCCCGAAGCCGACAAGCCACTGCTGGCCTGGGCATTCCACGACAGCGTGCACAAGATCGAGACCGCGCTGTCGGCGGCGCTGCGCAATTTCCCGATCCGTCCGGTCGGCTGGTTGATGTGGGCACTGATCTTCCCGCTCGGCCGCCGTGCCGAGGCGCCCGGCGACCGCCTGGGGCACCGTGTGGCGGCGTTGCTGATGAGCCTCAACGATGCGCGCGAGCGACTGGCCGACGGTGTGTTCCTGCAGCCGACCGAGCACAATCCCGGTGGCCGCATCGCCAGCTACCTCGCCAAGGCGGTCGCGGCCGAGCCGGTGGAGCGCAAGTTCCTCAAAGCGCTCAAGAGCAAGGGCATCGAGGCGCTGGACTACGACGCCCAGTTGGACGAGGCGGTGCGCGAGGGCCACATCAGCGCCGAGGAACGTACGCTGCTCGAGGAACTGCGCACGCTGACGCTCGACACGATCACCGTCGACGATTTCGACCCGGAGGAGCTGCGCTCGGCCGGCTACCGCGACCTGGTCGCACGACGTCGGGAAGACGGGTCCCGCGAAGCGGCCTGA